In a single window of the Desulfovibrio mangrovi genome:
- the sucD gene encoding succinate--CoA ligase subunit alpha, with protein MFLNEHLSKILFGEAGINVPQGVLLTPDSVEVPASIPAPWYLKAQVLTGGRGKAGGILRAETPEAFKECADRIFGMTIKGHPVPFIRVEPATDIRKECYLSFVLSRERKDLLLTTSRAGGMEVENASGQEKPLIQRVSIDAGLRDHHLRAAFFEMGVDKAYWPGFRDLANKLYAAVRDNGLLLAEINPLVLTGEGEWVALDGKVELDDNVVEMRPDTLERFYTPEHYSREETLAREAGLSYVELKGWVGILVNGAGLAMATMDLLNFNGLTAANFMDLGGAANRERMQRALDLLFQNTNVRSVFINLFGGIVSCAEVARALLAVLDGNRSPKPLVVRMAGFESEEGRRLLKEAAHPDIFIATEMHEALEHLRTIKPQDAPTYDYPLIEEAAPKPPVGRIESGRSIGLGLGAGSNVLVQGITGKVAQRHVQLMQEFGTRIVAGVTPFKGGTEVLGVPVYDSVHEACRHHRIDASIIFVPAPFAPDAVLEAAAEEVPWVVCITEGIAQSAMLSALKNIPPSRTRVIGPNTPGVIVPRQTKIGIMPGYVFEPGHVAVFSRSGTLTYEACSRLSAAGIGQSVSVGIGGDSFIGTNFIDLCEIVRDDDNTHAVLVLGEVGGSAEEELARYVRETGFEKPIISFIAARTAPPGKRLGHAGAILDEKTGGVVGKLQAMRDAGFTICPDLARLPELVKKAMG; from the coding sequence ATGTTCCTGAACGAACACCTGAGCAAGATTTTGTTTGGCGAGGCTGGAATCAACGTACCCCAAGGGGTGCTCCTTACTCCTGACAGCGTGGAGGTGCCTGCCTCCATACCCGCGCCGTGGTACCTGAAGGCGCAGGTTCTTACTGGCGGGCGCGGCAAGGCGGGCGGCATTCTGCGTGCCGAAACGCCGGAAGCCTTCAAGGAATGCGCTGACAGGATATTCGGCATGACCATCAAGGGCCATCCCGTGCCTTTCATCCGTGTGGAACCTGCAACGGATATCCGCAAGGAATGCTATCTTTCCTTTGTTCTTTCCCGCGAGCGGAAGGATCTTCTGCTGACCACCAGCCGTGCAGGCGGCATGGAGGTCGAAAATGCCTCCGGGCAGGAAAAACCCCTCATTCAGCGTGTTTCCATCGACGCGGGCTTGCGCGATCATCATTTGCGGGCCGCGTTCTTTGAAATGGGTGTGGACAAGGCCTATTGGCCCGGCTTCCGCGATCTTGCCAACAAGCTCTACGCCGCGGTGCGCGACAACGGCCTGCTGCTGGCGGAAATCAATCCGCTGGTGCTGACCGGAGAAGGCGAATGGGTGGCGTTGGACGGCAAGGTGGAGCTTGATGACAACGTGGTGGAAATGCGCCCCGACACGCTGGAGCGCTTTTACACCCCCGAGCATTATTCCCGCGAGGAAACTCTCGCCCGTGAAGCAGGCCTCAGCTACGTGGAACTCAAAGGCTGGGTGGGCATTCTGGTGAACGGTGCAGGGCTTGCCATGGCCACCATGGACCTGCTCAATTTCAACGGCCTGACTGCCGCCAACTTCATGGACCTTGGGGGCGCCGCCAACCGCGAACGCATGCAACGGGCACTGGATCTTCTGTTCCAGAACACCAATGTGCGCTCCGTATTCATCAACCTGTTCGGCGGCATTGTTTCCTGTGCTGAAGTGGCCAGAGCGCTGCTTGCCGTGCTGGACGGGAATCGTTCGCCAAAGCCGCTTGTTGTCCGCATGGCCGGTTTCGAATCCGAGGAAGGCCGTCGCCTGCTCAAGGAAGCCGCGCATCCCGACATCTTTATCGCCACGGAAATGCATGAAGCCCTGGAGCACCTGCGTACCATCAAGCCGCAGGATGCCCCCACCTACGATTATCCGCTCATTGAAGAGGCTGCTCCCAAGCCGCCCGTGGGCCGCATTGAATCCGGTCGCAGCATCGGGCTTGGTCTTGGTGCCGGGTCCAACGTGCTGGTGCAGGGCATTACCGGCAAAGTTGCCCAGCGCCATGTGCAGCTGATGCAGGAGTTCGGCACCCGTATTGTTGCTGGCGTCACTCCCTTCAAGGGCGGTACCGAGGTACTCGGCGTGCCGGTGTATGACTCGGTGCACGAGGCATGCAGGCATCACAGGATTGATGCCTCCATTATCTTCGTACCCGCTCCCTTTGCGCCGGACGCCGTGCTGGAAGCAGCAGCGGAGGAGGTGCCGTGGGTGGTATGCATTACGGAAGGCATTGCCCAGTCGGCCATGCTTTCCGCACTCAAGAATATCCCCCCGTCCCGGACAAGGGTCATCGGGCCGAATACCCCCGGTGTCATTGTGCCCCGCCAGACCAAGATCGGCATCATGCCGGGATATGTGTTCGAACCCGGTCATGTGGCCGTATTCTCGCGTTCAGGCACGCTCACCTATGAGGCCTGTTCGCGCCTGTCTGCTGCAGGCATCGGCCAGTCCGTATCCGTGGGGATCGGCGGTGATTCTTTCATTGGTACCAACTTCATCGACCTGTGCGAAATCGTCCGCGATGACGACAATACGCATGCGGTGCTGGTGCTGGGTGAAGTGGGCGGCTCCGCGGAAGAAGAGCTGGCGCGTTATGTGCGTGAGACAGGATTCGAGAAGCCGATCATTTCCTTTATCGCTGCCCGCACTGCGCCTCCCGGCAAGCGTCTGGGGCATGCAGGAGCCATTCTGGATGAAAAGACCGGTGGTGTGGTAGGTAAGCTGCAGGCCATGCGTGATGCCGGATTCACCATCTGTCCCGACCTTGCCCGCCTGCCAGAACTGGTGAAGAAGGCCATGGGCTAG
- a CDS encoding ArnT family glycosyltransferase, translating to MTDSPERPKSNDWPMPDSSDTSEKNEQAGSPEAGSAETTPRIESVQTDSASAEHIPASGEADAESQGDTKAAPAAAEEDTQPAPQPVPVPKGLLDHCFDALSYLPMLTLFAIVALQTWFTLDSRALWFSDEIRYANVFEHVINAKKWIVLYLNGIPYPDKPPVYFWLLKALYPFVGEASPKLFMLGAAVSGLLFTWVTYLFARALGEDKKTAFAAGLILLSTFFTVGMMHYSRMDLLFATLITLSHLCLFKGWQKESAFGWIVLGFFFAGIATLTKGPLGLAFPIISIILFTIWRFRFKRLLGWDVAIGFGVMTAVCLTWVSAAYFTEDPDYLRNIFQQQIIKRATDTWHHGQPWWFYFATLSGVMVPWTFLLITVPWERLFGVQFYKNLWATRQPERMGLAYVWISLLSGFGLLSAISIKLPVYLMPLFPLLAILSARGLMRLTPGRCRMMFRLFALLFAGVAGGLVYLEFFNNPFHVQLAGWDYLAAIAGVCAATLWIAAPRRGEGGLLLLAACVTAFILPLGTITAPSLDAIMSPKAQATIMRSYLLNGFAPASYRIYSGTYSYYAKSNIFETNDWAELDTFVQEHPDVVVAIRQKHWEEWPNKPEGMQIVHRQMLVDPKPSNEYLLAIRRSTPELAAPPDME from the coding sequence ATGACCGATTCCCCCGAGCGCCCCAAATCTAACGACTGGCCCATGCCCGACTCTTCCGACACGTCCGAAAAGAATGAACAGGCAGGCAGCCCGGAAGCCGGAAGCGCAGAAACGACGCCCCGGATAGAATCTGTGCAAACGGATTCCGCATCCGCCGAACATATCCCCGCCAGCGGCGAAGCCGATGCCGAGTCGCAGGGCGATACCAAAGCTGCCCCTGCCGCAGCAGAGGAAGACACGCAGCCAGCCCCCCAGCCTGTGCCGGTCCCCAAGGGCCTGCTGGATCACTGCTTCGACGCGCTGTCCTATCTGCCCATGCTCACCCTGTTTGCCATCGTGGCGCTGCAGACATGGTTCACGCTGGACAGCCGCGCCCTGTGGTTCTCGGATGAAATCCGCTATGCCAACGTCTTCGAACACGTCATCAATGCCAAAAAATGGATCGTACTGTACCTGAACGGTATCCCCTATCCAGACAAGCCGCCGGTCTACTTCTGGCTGCTCAAGGCACTCTACCCGTTCGTAGGTGAAGCATCGCCCAAGCTCTTCATGCTTGGCGCTGCAGTTTCCGGCCTGCTGTTCACGTGGGTTACCTACCTTTTTGCGCGGGCTCTCGGCGAAGACAAGAAGACCGCTTTTGCGGCCGGCCTGATACTGCTCTCCACCTTCTTCACGGTGGGCATGATGCACTACTCCCGCATGGACCTGCTCTTTGCCACGCTTATCACGCTCTCCCATCTCTGCCTCTTCAAGGGCTGGCAGAAGGAAAGCGCCTTCGGCTGGATAGTGCTCGGCTTCTTCTTCGCAGGTATTGCAACGCTTACCAAGGGCCCGCTGGGTCTTGCCTTCCCCATTATCTCCATCATTCTGTTCACCATCTGGCGATTCCGCTTCAAGCGCCTGCTCGGCTGGGACGTCGCCATCGGGTTCGGCGTCATGACCGCCGTATGTCTTACGTGGGTCAGCGCGGCCTACTTCACTGAAGATCCCGATTACCTGCGCAACATCTTCCAGCAGCAGATCATCAAGCGCGCCACGGACACCTGGCACCACGGACAGCCCTGGTGGTTCTACTTCGCCACCTTGTCAGGCGTAATGGTGCCGTGGACCTTCCTGCTCATCACCGTACCGTGGGAGCGCCTCTTCGGTGTCCAGTTCTACAAGAACCTCTGGGCCACCCGTCAACCCGAACGCATGGGCCTTGCCTATGTCTGGATTTCCCTGCTTTCCGGTTTTGGCCTGCTGTCCGCCATCAGCATCAAGCTGCCGGTGTACCTGATGCCCCTTTTCCCGCTGCTCGCCATTCTGAGCGCGCGCGGCTTGATGCGCCTCACGCCCGGACGTTGCCGCATGATGTTCCGCCTGTTCGCCCTGCTTTTTGCAGGCGTTGCCGGCGGCCTTGTCTATCTTGAATTCTTCAACAACCCCTTCCATGTGCAGCTTGCCGGTTGGGACTACCTTGCCGCCATTGCCGGTGTCTGTGCCGCCACCCTGTGGATTGCGGCCCCCCGCCGAGGCGAAGGCGGCCTGCTGCTGCTCGCAGCCTGCGTCACAGCCTTCATACTGCCTCTCGGCACCATAACAGCACCTTCGCTTGATGCCATCATGAGTCCCAAGGCACAGGCGACGATCATGCGCAGCTACCTGCTCAACGGCTTTGCACCGGCCAGCTACCGCATTTACTCCGGCACGTACTCCTACTATGCCAAGTCAAACATCTTCGAAACGAACGACTGGGCTGAACTGGACACCTTCGTGCAAGAACACCCCGATGTCGTTGTGGCCATACGCCAGAAACACTGGGAAGAATGGCCCAACAAGCCGGAAGGCATGCAGATAGTGCATCGCCAGATGCTGGTGGATCCCAAGCCCAGCAACGAATACCTGCTGGCCATCCGCCGCTCGACACCAGAGCTGGCAGCCCCGCCGGATATGGAATAA
- a CDS encoding phosphatase PAP2 family protein, with protein MRYSYPITQHILSILPLCLLLLVITVTIGTSAEVIPFFRTFRAAHPEVTYYMTLLTDLGNPAYYVIYAGILLAARKHRDAKLTRFVIAYILVQLAVSFLLVRFFKIAIGRPRPGVDGLYVPWSFDSAHNSLPSGHTAEIIGSTIPLTYFFKNHIVPLLLGCYAAAIGFSRVYLEMHHTSDIFFGILLGSFSAYVIHTIWNRD; from the coding sequence ATGCGTTACAGCTACCCCATTACACAACATATTCTGAGCATTCTGCCGCTTTGTCTGCTGTTGCTCGTCATTACCGTGACCATCGGAACCTCGGCCGAAGTTATCCCTTTTTTCCGGACCTTCCGCGCCGCACACCCTGAGGTCACCTACTATATGACCTTGCTGACCGACTTGGGCAACCCTGCCTATTATGTGATCTACGCAGGCATACTGCTCGCAGCCCGCAAACATCGCGACGCCAAGCTCACCCGCTTTGTCATCGCCTACATACTCGTACAGCTGGCCGTCTCCTTCCTGCTGGTGCGCTTCTTCAAGATCGCCATCGGCAGACCCCGCCCCGGTGTGGACGGCCTGTATGTTCCGTGGTCCTTCGACTCCGCCCACAACTCACTGCCTTCGGGCCATACGGCGGAAATAATTGGCAGCACCATACCACTGACCTACTTTTTCAAGAACCACATAGTCCCTCTGCTGCTGGGATGCTACGCAGCCGCCATCGGCTTTTCCCGCGTATATCTTGAAATGCATCACACCAGCGACATTTTCTTCGGCATACTGTTAGGCAGTTTCTCTGCCTATGTCATACACACCATCTGGAACAGGGATTGA
- a CDS encoding MATE family efflux transporter — translation MFSALRKRWHEPAGYRDVLQVGLPLVVSLGSTTLMEFTDRVFLSHYSADAIAASMPAAMANLTFLLFFIGVGSYSNVFIAQYSGAAQRSRVGAALWQAIYFSIFGAVVLASMSLIAEPLFRLAGHSESVFRQEVTYFRILSVGSGLALAASCVGCFFSGRGITKPNMVVNLIATAINIPLDYMLIFGVGPFPEMGIAGAGIATASSWGMQLVMYCWLVFTKENDCDFAVWRARAFDPVLFRRMMRFGLPSGVNSFFELFAVGFFIFIVGRLGRAELAASNIVFSLDTVAFLPMIGLNIAISTLVGQALGSGRPDHAVRATSSTLHIAMLWMGGMAVLFVVVPEWLLDVFRPQDMSAAWFAVVQDKGVVLLRFVACYSLLSSSALIYFGAVRGAGDTHYVMWAMAFSAIVLLAVPLYFVQQVLNVGLNGLWAVFTFYVVALSAIAYRRFHYGPWKTMLVIETSQQAAEPVREDPERKCVSLE, via the coding sequence ATGTTCAGCGCATTGCGAAAACGATGGCACGAACCCGCAGGATATAGAGATGTTCTGCAGGTCGGTCTGCCCCTTGTGGTCAGCCTTGGCTCGACCACGCTCATGGAATTCACCGACCGTGTGTTTCTCAGCCACTATTCCGCGGATGCCATAGCCGCTTCCATGCCTGCGGCCATGGCTAACCTGACTTTTCTGCTCTTCTTCATCGGGGTGGGCAGCTACTCCAATGTCTTTATCGCCCAGTACAGCGGTGCGGCGCAGCGTTCCCGCGTAGGTGCCGCTCTCTGGCAGGCCATATATTTTTCCATTTTCGGTGCTGTGGTGCTGGCTTCCATGTCCCTTATTGCAGAGCCTCTGTTCAGGCTTGCCGGGCATAGCGAATCCGTATTCCGGCAGGAGGTGACATACTTCCGCATTCTGTCCGTGGGCAGCGGCCTTGCGCTGGCGGCCAGTTGCGTAGGCTGTTTCTTTTCCGGCCGCGGCATCACCAAGCCGAACATGGTGGTCAACCTTATTGCCACGGCTATCAACATTCCGTTGGATTACATGCTGATTTTCGGGGTTGGTCCTTTTCCCGAGATGGGCATTGCCGGTGCAGGCATCGCCACGGCCTCTTCATGGGGCATGCAACTGGTCATGTACTGCTGGCTTGTATTCACCAAAGAGAACGATTGCGACTTCGCCGTATGGCGGGCGCGGGCCTTTGATCCGGTCCTGTTCCGACGCATGATGCGCTTCGGTCTGCCCAGTGGAGTGAACAGCTTTTTCGAGCTCTTTGCCGTGGGCTTCTTCATCTTCATCGTGGGCAGGCTCGGCAGGGCAGAGCTGGCCGCATCCAATATCGTGTTCTCGTTGGATACGGTGGCCTTTCTGCCCATGATCGGGCTCAACATCGCCATATCCACGCTGGTGGGGCAAGCGCTGGGAAGCGGCAGGCCAGATCATGCTGTGCGGGCTACCTCCAGCACGCTGCACATCGCCATGCTCTGGATGGGCGGTATGGCCGTACTCTTTGTTGTTGTGCCGGAGTGGCTGCTGGATGTGTTTCGTCCGCAGGATATGAGCGCGGCATGGTTTGCCGTGGTGCAGGACAAGGGCGTTGTCTTGTTGCGCTTTGTGGCCTGCTACAGCCTGCTCAGCTCCTCGGCCCTTATCTATTTCGGTGCAGTCAGAGGCGCAGGCGACACGCATTATGTCATGTGGGCCATGGCCTTCAGTGCCATTGTGCTGCTGGCGGTGCCGCTCTATTTCGTGCAGCAGGTCCTTAATGTGGGTCTGAACGGGCTGTGGGCCGTGTTCACGTTCTATGTGGTTGCCCTGTCCGCCATTGCCTACCGGCGTTTCCATTACGGACCGTGGAAGACCATGCTGGTCATCGAGACATCGCAGCAGGCGGCGGAACCGGTTCGTGAGGATCCGGAACGCAAGTGCGTATCTCTGGAGTAG
- a CDS encoding MTH1187 family thiamine-binding protein has product MSVIAELSIFPMDKGDSVSPYVKRALNVLRSSGLMYQLNPMGTVIEGDWDSVMAAVSDCYRALETDCDRIYMTLKIDARKGREYGMLSKVAAVE; this is encoded by the coding sequence ATGTCCGTCATTGCCGAGCTTTCCATCTTTCCCATGGACAAGGGCGACAGTGTCAGCCCCTATGTCAAAAGGGCCCTCAATGTGCTGCGGTCCAGCGGCCTCATGTACCAGCTCAACCCCATGGGCACAGTCATCGAAGGCGACTGGGACAGCGTCATGGCTGCCGTGAGCGACTGCTACAGGGCGCTGGAAACAGACTGTGACCGCATCTACATGACTCTCAAGATCGACGCCCGCAAGGGGCGTGAATACGGCATGCTCTCCAAGGTTGCCGCCGTGGAGTAA